From the genome of Actinomycetes bacterium, one region includes:
- the uvrB gene encoding excinuclease ABC subunit UvrB, with protein sequence MVRPFEVVSEFEPAGDQPKAISALSDGIEGGERFQTLLGITGSGKSATMAWTIEQVQRPTLILAPNKSLAAQLANEFREFFPNNRVEYFVSYYDYYQPEAYIASSDTYIEKDSSVNDEIDRLRHSATAALLTRRDTIVVASVSAIYGLGSPDEYAGRLLVVRVGDSVDQRAVLRRLVELQYDRNDQNLVRGKFRVRGDVVEVHPAYDETAVRVEFFGDDVESITVVDPLTGEKVGELDELVVFPNTHYATSDERIHAAIKRIETELQQRLAHFDAEGKLLEAQRLRMRTEYDLEMLEEMGFCNGIENYSGPIDGRARGEAPYTLLNFFPPDYLTIIDESHVAIPQLHGQYEGDRSRKEALVEHGFRLPSAADNRPLRFEEWLERAGQVVFLSATPGDWELERSTNVVEQIVRPTGLIDPEVIIRPTKGQIDDLLSEINERVEAEERVLVTTLTKKMAEDLTDYLLEMGVRVRYLHSEVDTLQRIELVRDLRLGEYDVLVGINLLREGLDIPEVSLVAILDADKEGFLRSNRSLIQMIGRAARNVNGQVVMYADEVTDSMTHAISETNRRRGLQEAYNTEHDIHPQTIRKAVTDILAELRGEDGQAPLPTGGKRKQRPGEKARAAQFADLPPQDLGALITILEEEMHQASADLRFEEAARLRDEVKELQRELRSAGG encoded by the coding sequence ATGGTGCGGCCCTTCGAGGTCGTTTCCGAGTTCGAGCCGGCAGGTGACCAACCAAAGGCGATCTCGGCCCTGTCGGACGGGATCGAGGGTGGCGAGCGCTTCCAGACGCTGCTCGGCATCACCGGCTCGGGCAAGTCGGCCACGATGGCCTGGACCATCGAGCAGGTGCAGCGACCCACGCTGATCCTCGCGCCCAACAAGAGCCTTGCCGCCCAGTTGGCCAACGAGTTCCGCGAGTTCTTCCCCAACAACCGGGTGGAGTACTTCGTGTCCTACTACGACTACTACCAACCCGAGGCCTACATCGCGTCGAGCGACACCTACATAGAGAAGGACTCCTCGGTCAACGACGAGATAGACCGCCTGCGTCACTCGGCAACCGCAGCGCTGCTGACCCGGCGCGACACGATCGTGGTGGCCTCCGTGTCCGCCATCTATGGCCTGGGCTCGCCCGATGAGTACGCGGGCCGCCTGCTGGTGGTGCGGGTGGGCGACTCAGTGGACCAGCGGGCTGTCCTGCGCCGGCTGGTGGAACTGCAGTACGACCGCAACGACCAGAACCTGGTCCGTGGCAAGTTCCGCGTGCGCGGCGATGTGGTCGAAGTGCATCCGGCCTATGACGAGACCGCCGTGCGCGTCGAGTTCTTCGGCGACGACGTCGAGTCCATCACGGTGGTCGATCCGCTGACCGGTGAGAAGGTCGGCGAGCTCGATGAGCTGGTCGTGTTCCCCAACACCCACTACGCCACCTCCGACGAGCGGATCCATGCAGCGATCAAGCGGATCGAGACGGAGCTGCAGCAACGCCTCGCCCACTTCGATGCCGAGGGGAAGCTCCTCGAGGCCCAGCGGCTGCGCATGCGCACCGAGTACGACCTCGAGATGCTCGAGGAGATGGGGTTCTGCAACGGCATCGAGAACTACTCCGGGCCGATCGACGGCCGGGCCCGGGGCGAGGCGCCGTACACGCTGCTCAACTTCTTCCCGCCCGACTACCTCACGATCATCGACGAGAGCCATGTGGCGATCCCCCAGCTTCATGGCCAGTACGAGGGCGACCGTTCCCGCAAGGAAGCGCTTGTGGAGCACGGGTTCCGGCTGCCGTCTGCTGCTGACAACCGGCCGCTGCGCTTCGAGGAGTGGCTTGAGCGTGCCGGCCAGGTCGTGTTTCTGTCGGCCACGCCGGGTGACTGGGAACTGGAGCGTTCCACCAACGTGGTCGAGCAGATCGTGCGGCCGACCGGCCTGATCGACCCAGAGGTGATCATCCGGCCCACGAAGGGCCAGATCGATGACCTCCTCTCGGAGATCAACGAGCGGGTGGAGGCCGAGGAACGGGTGCTCGTCACCACGCTCACCAAGAAGATGGCCGAGGACCTCACCGACTACCTGCTCGAGATGGGCGTGCGCGTGCGCTACCTGCACTCCGAGGTCGACACCCTGCAGCGCATCGAGCTGGTCCGCGACCTGCGCCTCGGCGAGTACGACGTGCTCGTGGGCATCAACTTGCTGCGAGAGGGTCTCGACATCCCCGAGGTGTCACTGGTGGCGATTCTGGATGCCGACAAGGAGGGGTTCCTGCGTTCCAACCGGTCGCTCATCCAGATGATCGGGCGCGCGGCGAGAAACGTCAACGGACAGGTCGTCATGTACGCCGATGAGGTCACGGATTCGATGACGCATGCCATCTCGGAGACGAACCGGCGTCGCGGGCTGCAGGAGGCCTACAACACCGAACACGACATCCACCCCCAGACGATCCGCAAGGCAGTCACCGACATCCTCGCCGAACTGCGCGGCGAAGACGGCCAGGCTCCGCTGCCCACCGGGGGGAAGCGCAAGCAGCGCCCCGGCGAGAAGGCCAGGGCGGCCCAGTTCGCCGACCTGCCACCACAGGACCTGGGCGCGCTGATCACGATTCTCGAAGAGGAGATGCACCAGGCGTCGGCCGACCTTCGATTCGAGGAAGCCGCCAGGCTCCGCGACGAAGTGAAGGAACTGCAGCGCGAGCTTCGCTCCGCCGGCGGCTGA
- the aroC gene encoding chorismate synthase: MSSSTGVLFRVTTFGESHGGGVGVVVDGCPPLLELSKADIQPDLDRRRPGQSRLVTQRDEKDTIEILSGVDDGQTIGSPIAMLVRNKDQRSSAYDHMSELYRPSHADWSTEAKYGTRAVAGGGRASARETIARVAAGAIARKLLAERAGVEVLAWVQQVHDIEADVDGATVSLDEVEADPTRCPDPLAAKQITEAIEQARRDGDSLGGVVSCVARGVPAGLGEPVFDKLEADLAKALMSLPATKGFEVGSGFASTRMTGSEHNDEFVPGPHGRPSTTTNNSGGIQGGISNGEAVTLRAAFKPTATIASAQQTVNRDGAPVTLEARGRHDPCVLPRAVPMVEAATLVVLADHYLRQRAIQQ, translated from the coding sequence ATGTCCTCGAGCACCGGCGTGCTGTTCCGCGTCACCACATTCGGCGAGTCCCACGGCGGAGGCGTCGGGGTGGTGGTCGACGGCTGCCCGCCGCTGCTGGAGCTCTCCAAGGCCGACATCCAACCCGACCTCGACCGTCGTCGACCCGGCCAGAGCCGCCTGGTCACCCAGCGCGACGAAAAGGACACGATCGAGATCCTCTCCGGCGTCGACGACGGGCAGACGATCGGCTCGCCGATCGCGATGCTCGTTCGCAACAAGGACCAGCGCTCGAGCGCCTATGACCACATGTCCGAGCTGTACCGGCCGTCGCACGCGGACTGGAGCACCGAGGCCAAGTACGGCACCCGCGCCGTGGCCGGCGGTGGGCGAGCGTCTGCGAGGGAGACGATTGCCCGGGTGGCCGCCGGTGCCATCGCCCGCAAGCTGCTGGCAGAGCGTGCCGGTGTGGAGGTGCTGGCCTGGGTGCAGCAGGTGCACGACATCGAAGCCGATGTCGACGGGGCCACCGTTTCACTCGACGAGGTGGAGGCCGACCCCACCCGCTGCCCCGACCCGCTGGCGGCGAAACAGATCACGGAGGCCATAGAGCAGGCCCGCCGCGATGGCGACTCGCTCGGCGGTGTCGTTTCATGTGTGGCCCGTGGCGTGCCCGCCGGGTTGGGCGAGCCCGTGTTCGACAAGCTCGAAGCCGACCTCGCGAAGGCACTGATGTCGCTGCCTGCCACCAAGGGCTTCGAGGTCGGATCAGGTTTCGCTTCCACACGAATGACCGGCAGCGAGCACAACGATGAGTTCGTTCCGGGTCCCCACGGGCGGCCGAGTACGACCACCAACAACTCTGGCGGGATCCAGGGCGGGATCTCCAACGGTGAAGCCGTCACGCTGCGGGCTGCGTTCAAGCCCACGGCCACCATCGCGTCGGCCCAGCAGACCGTGAACCGCGACGGCGCGCCCGTCACCCTCGAGGCCAGGGGGCGCCACGACCCGTGCGTGCTACCGCGCGCCGTTCCGATGGTGGAGGCCGCCACGCTGGTTGTGCTGGCCGACCACTACCTGCGCCAACGGGCCATCCAGCAGTAA
- the uvrA gene encoding excinuclease ABC subunit UvrA, translating into MAGSTKKQASGDRIVIRGAREHNLHDIDLELPRDRLIVFTGLSGSGKSSLAFDTIYAEGQRRYVESLSAYARQFLGQMDKPDVDTIEGLSPAISIDQKSASRNPRSTVGTVTEVYDYLRLLFARVGIPHDPETGERLVRQTPQQIVDRILQMEEGTRFQVLAPVVRGRKGTYDQLLAELASEGFARVRVDGEIHDLPVELDLARYEVHHIEVVVDRLVLRDGIERRLTDSMETALNLAEGVAQVEIVPRADDDAEPELLTFSESLSRPSDGKSFEELAPRNFSFNSPYGACSVCDGLGTTFEVDPELVVPDPDLSVSEGALAPWASGHAKYFHRLLDSVCEEEGIDADKPFSKLPKKSRNILLNGLPGADKVKVRFRNRYGRTRTYSAKYEGVIPYLKRRHAESESDSAREQIEGYMRQVACGECDGARLNPLALAVTVDELNMHELCSLSIAETRKRLLEMHLDDRQAIIAEQVLKEINARLQFLCDVGLDYLNLERAANTLSGGEAQRIRLASQIGSGLVGVLYVLDEPSIGLHQRDNHKLIETLERLRDLGNTVLVVEHDEDTIRVADHVVDIGPGAGEHGGQVVHSGTVKGLERAKGSVTGQYLAHKRSIPVPEKRREPADEWLKVLGAREHNLRDIDVEIPLGCFVTVTGVSGSGKSTLVNDILLRSLMQHVYSSKIPPGLHRRVEGVEFLDKVINIDQSPIGRTPRSNPATYTGVFDRIRKLFAQTNEAKVRGYLPGRFSFNVKGGRCEACSGDGTIKIEMHFLPDVYVPCEVCKGARYNRDTLDIAFKGLNISEVLDLPCEEALEFFGNQPPIARHMQTLVDVGLGYVRLGQPATTLSGGEAQRVKLASELAKRSTGHTIYLLDEPTTGLHFEDIRKLLTVLSRLVDQGNTVLVIEHNLDVVKTADWIIDLGPEGGVGGGTVLAEGPPEHIARVRESYTGQFLASVLDV; encoded by the coding sequence ATGGCTGGATCGACCAAGAAGCAGGCCAGCGGCGACCGGATCGTGATTCGTGGCGCCCGCGAGCACAACCTTCACGACATCGACCTCGAGCTGCCGCGTGACCGCCTGATCGTGTTCACGGGGCTGTCGGGTTCGGGCAAGTCGTCACTCGCATTCGACACCATCTATGCGGAGGGCCAGCGCCGCTACGTCGAGTCGCTGTCGGCATACGCGAGGCAGTTCCTCGGCCAGATGGACAAACCCGACGTGGACACGATCGAGGGTCTGTCTCCCGCGATCTCGATCGACCAGAAGTCGGCCTCGCGCAACCCGCGCTCGACGGTGGGCACGGTCACGGAGGTCTACGACTACCTGCGGCTGCTGTTTGCACGCGTCGGCATACCGCATGACCCCGAGACCGGTGAGCGGCTGGTACGCCAGACTCCCCAGCAGATCGTCGACCGGATCCTGCAGATGGAGGAAGGCACCCGGTTCCAGGTGCTGGCGCCCGTGGTGCGGGGACGCAAGGGCACCTACGACCAGCTGCTCGCAGAGCTCGCATCGGAGGGTTTCGCACGCGTCCGCGTGGACGGCGAGATCCACGACCTCCCGGTCGAGCTCGACCTGGCACGCTACGAGGTCCACCACATCGAGGTGGTCGTCGACCGCCTGGTGCTGCGAGACGGCATCGAGCGCCGGCTCACCGACTCGATGGAGACGGCACTCAACCTTGCTGAGGGAGTTGCACAGGTCGAGATCGTGCCCCGCGCCGACGACGACGCCGAGCCCGAGCTGCTCACGTTCTCCGAGAGCCTCTCGCGCCCATCGGACGGCAAGAGCTTCGAGGAGCTGGCGCCGCGCAACTTCTCTTTCAACTCGCCCTACGGGGCCTGCTCGGTGTGCGACGGTCTCGGCACCACATTCGAGGTCGACCCGGAGCTGGTGGTGCCCGATCCCGACCTGTCGGTCTCCGAGGGGGCGCTCGCTCCATGGGCGTCCGGGCATGCCAAGTACTTCCACCGCCTGCTCGACTCGGTGTGCGAGGAGGAGGGGATCGACGCCGACAAGCCCTTCTCGAAGCTGCCGAAGAAGTCGCGAAACATCCTGCTCAACGGCCTGCCCGGCGCAGACAAGGTGAAGGTGCGCTTCCGCAACCGCTACGGCCGCACCCGCACCTACTCGGCCAAGTACGAGGGCGTGATCCCCTACCTCAAGCGCCGCCACGCCGAGTCCGAGAGCGACTCGGCGCGCGAGCAGATCGAGGGCTACATGCGCCAGGTGGCCTGCGGCGAGTGCGACGGCGCCCGCCTCAACCCGCTGGCGCTCGCGGTGACGGTCGACGAGCTCAACATGCACGAGCTGTGCAGCCTGTCGATCGCAGAGACACGCAAGCGCCTGCTCGAGATGCACCTCGATGACCGCCAGGCGATCATCGCCGAACAGGTGCTCAAGGAGATCAATGCCCGCCTGCAGTTCCTCTGCGACGTGGGCCTCGACTACCTCAACCTGGAGCGGGCGGCCAACACGCTCTCGGGCGGCGAGGCGCAGCGGATCCGACTCGCGTCGCAGATCGGATCCGGACTCGTCGGCGTGCTCTACGTGCTCGACGAGCCCTCGATCGGTCTTCACCAGCGCGACAACCACAAGCTGATCGAAACGCTGGAGCGGCTGCGCGACCTCGGCAATACGGTGCTGGTGGTCGAGCACGACGAGGACACGATCCGCGTGGCGGACCATGTGGTCGATATCGGCCCCGGCGCTGGTGAGCACGGGGGACAGGTGGTCCACTCGGGCACCGTGAAGGGCCTCGAGCGTGCCAAGGGTTCCGTGACCGGCCAGTACCTCGCCCACAAGCGCAGCATCCCCGTACCCGAGAAGCGCCGCGAGCCCGCCGACGAATGGCTGAAGGTCCTGGGGGCGCGTGAGCACAACCTGCGTGACATCGATGTGGAGATCCCGCTCGGATGCTTCGTGACGGTCACGGGCGTGTCCGGGTCGGGCAAGTCGACCCTCGTCAATGACATCCTGCTGCGGTCTCTGATGCAGCACGTCTACAGCTCGAAGATCCCCCCGGGACTGCACAGGCGTGTCGAAGGTGTCGAGTTCCTCGACAAGGTGATCAACATCGACCAGTCGCCGATCGGCCGCACTCCGCGGTCCAACCCGGCTACCTACACCGGCGTGTTCGACCGGATCCGCAAGCTGTTCGCCCAGACCAACGAGGCCAAGGTGCGTGGCTACCTGCCGGGGCGCTTCAGCTTCAATGTGAAGGGCGGGCGCTGTGAGGCGTGCTCGGGCGACGGCACGATCAAGATCGAGATGCACTTCCTGCCTGACGTCTACGTTCCGTGCGAGGTCTGCAAGGGCGCCCGCTACAACCGCGACACGCTCGACATCGCCTTCAAGGGGCTCAACATCTCCGAGGTTCTCGACCTGCCGTGTGAGGAGGCGCTGGAGTTCTTCGGCAACCAGCCGCCGATTGCCAGGCACATGCAGACCCTGGTCGACGTCGGGCTCGGCTATGTGCGGCTCGGCCAGCCCGCCACCACCCTCTCCGGAGGTGAAGCCCAGCGCGTGAAGCTCGCCTCCGAGCTCGCCAAGCGCTCCACGGGCCACACCATCTACCTGCTTGACGAGCCCACCACCGGCCTGCACTTCGAGGACATCCGCAAGTTGCTCACCGTGTTGAGCCGGTTGGTCGACCAGGGCAACACCGTGCTGGTGATCGAACACAACCTCGATGTGGTCAAGACCGCCGACTGGATCATCGACCTCGGCCCGGAGGGTGGAGTCGGCGGCGGCACCGTGCTGGCAGAAGGCCCACCGGAGCACATCGCCAGGGTCAGGGAGAGCTACACCGGCCAGTTTCTGGCATCGGTTCTGGATGTCTGA
- a CDS encoding dephospho-CoA kinase, producing MGLTGGIGSGKSTVSAALVARGAVLVDADAIVHDLQRPGTVVFAEMVDRFGKGIVAADGTLDRPAVAEIVFGDDKALADLGMIVHPRVHQEIERRVAEQADGDNVVVLDIPLLDRSGWPGLVGTIVVDLDPEVAVQRLVEHRGFDEEDARARISNQASRTERLELADHVVDNSGTPEDLETAVDACWKWIEGLSHTS from the coding sequence ATCGGATTGACGGGCGGGATCGGCTCGGGAAAGTCGACGGTTTCGGCCGCCCTGGTGGCGCGTGGCGCCGTTCTGGTCGACGCCGACGCGATCGTCCATGACCTCCAGCGTCCGGGAACCGTGGTGTTCGCGGAGATGGTGGATCGGTTCGGCAAGGGGATCGTGGCCGCGGATGGCACCCTCGACCGACCAGCCGTTGCCGAAATCGTCTTCGGGGACGACAAGGCACTGGCCGACCTGGGGATGATCGTGCATCCCCGTGTGCATCAGGAGATCGAGCGCCGGGTGGCCGAGCAGGCCGACGGCGACAACGTCGTGGTGCTCGACATCCCCCTGCTGGACCGTTCGGGCTGGCCCGGACTGGTGGGCACGATCGTGGTCGACCTAGACCCCGAGGTGGCCGTGCAGCGGCTCGTGGAGCACCGCGGGTTCGATGAAGAGGACGCCAGGGCCCGCATCTCCAACCAGGCATCGCGCACGGAGCGCCTGGAGCTGGCCGACCACGTGGTGGACAACTCCGGCACGCCCGAGGACCTCGAAACTGCTGTGGATGCTTGCTGGAAGTGGATCGAGGGGTTGTCGCACACCAGCTGA